The Desulfuromonas versatilis genome has a segment encoding these proteins:
- the serS gene encoding serine--tRNA ligase: MFDIKYLRENLDAVEKLLANRGGAIDLSAFRQLDLRRRELLGESEALKAEKNRVSAVIGKTKDKSQVQGEIARMKEVSARIKELDDELKAVEEKLQGLLLTIPNVPHEKCPVGASEEDNREVRRWGTPPQFAFEPQAHWDIGEGLGILDFETAAKLTGARFSLCRGAGARLERALINFMLDLHTGAHKYVEILPPFMVNRDSMTGTGQLPKFENDLFHLDEPDFFLIPTAEVPVTNIHREEILAPGSLPICYTAYTPCFRKEAGAHGKDTRGLIRQHQFNKVELVKFTLPEESDAELEKLLDNAEEVLRQLKLPYRVVDLCTGDLGFSAARTFDIEVWLPAQQTYREISSCSNFRDFQARRAGIRFRREEGAKPEFVHTLNGSGLAVGRTLVAILENYQQADGSVVIPEVLRPYMGGLERISA, from the coding sequence ATGTTCGACATCAAGTACCTGCGGGAAAATCTGGATGCGGTCGAAAAGTTGCTCGCCAACCGAGGCGGGGCGATCGACCTGTCGGCCTTTCGCCAGCTCGATCTGCGCCGCCGGGAGCTGCTCGGCGAGTCCGAAGCGCTCAAGGCGGAGAAGAACCGGGTCTCGGCCGTCATCGGCAAGACCAAGGACAAGAGCCAGGTGCAGGGTGAAATCGCCCGGATGAAGGAAGTCTCCGCCCGCATCAAGGAACTCGACGACGAACTCAAGGCGGTGGAGGAGAAGCTGCAGGGTCTGCTGCTCACCATCCCCAACGTTCCCCATGAAAAGTGCCCGGTCGGCGCCTCCGAGGAGGACAACCGCGAGGTGCGTCGCTGGGGGACTCCGCCGCAGTTCGCTTTTGAACCCCAGGCACACTGGGATATCGGCGAAGGGCTGGGGATCCTCGATTTCGAGACTGCTGCCAAGCTGACCGGGGCCCGTTTTTCCCTCTGTCGCGGGGCGGGGGCGCGGCTGGAGCGAGCGCTGATCAACTTCATGCTCGACCTGCACACCGGCGCCCATAAATATGTTGAAATTCTTCCGCCCTTTATGGTAAACAGGGACTCCATGACGGGGACGGGACAGCTCCCCAAGTTTGAAAACGATCTTTTTCATCTGGACGAACCGGACTTTTTCCTGATCCCCACGGCCGAGGTTCCGGTAACCAATATTCACCGGGAAGAGATCCTGGCGCCCGGGAGTCTGCCGATCTGCTACACGGCTTACACCCCCTGTTTTCGCAAGGAGGCCGGGGCCCACGGCAAGGACACCCGCGGGCTGATCCGCCAGCACCAGTTCAACAAGGTCGAACTGGTCAAGTTCACCCTCCCCGAGGAGTCGGACGCGGAACTCGAGAAGCTGCTGGACAACGCCGAAGAGGTACTGCGTCAGCTCAAGCTGCCTTACCGCGTGGTGGATCTCTGCACGGGTGATCTGGGCTTCAGTGCCGCCCGCACCTTCGATATCGAAGTCTGGCTGCCGGCGCAACAGACCTATCGCGAGATCTCTTCCTGTTCCAATTTCAGGGATTTCCAGGCCCGCCGGGCCGGCATCCGCTTCCGCCGCGAAGAGGGCGCCAAGCCTGAATTTGTGCACACCCTAAATGGCTCGGGACTGGCCGTCGGCCGGACCCTGGTAGCCATTCTGGAGAATTATCAGCAGGCCGACGGTTCGGTGGTGATCCCCGAAGTTCTGCGCCCCTACATGGGCGGCCTGGAACGGATCAGCGCCTGA
- a CDS encoding WD40 repeat domain-containing protein has protein sequence MSQNLFGFIAKLFCLFAIFSFLGCQRSDAGKKASEGFSQRAIVVSVSSDGRHALSSHQDHRLVLWDLESRTKATISDQSNIYSAYFIKGTDTFIWQDLDDVVHVQRSTGETVKTFSHFPTYGHVMGKDLKTYFSSDQDWNIFSGFGKEMKTVKQDGNSPNFFSGKLLNLSLLEENSILLSAGDGQKESDNNPIKKSSPINPESRFSYYAGVVLWSTTTMNPIAKLAGNTSKTHASVSPDGKYVVTGSENGVGFVWQLAKPESEPQTAGNPGLGIRTAIGWDNTGGISLPPDFDGGHHGSILGHYFVDCLHYIRIYTYEPYAFFYDVNNPLPLKYFPLGQDPFPSVSDYSRNAAIDTAPEAGILVTGQRDGGGIIVYKYDSAAQTLKKVWVADRD, from the coding sequence ATGTCACAGAACTTATTTGGTTTTATCGCCAAACTCTTTTGTCTTTTTGCAATTTTTTCTTTCCTGGGCTGCCAGCGAAGTGATGCCGGCAAGAAAGCATCAGAGGGCTTTAGCCAGAGAGCGATTGTCGTCTCGGTCTCCAGCGATGGTCGTCATGCGCTAAGTTCTCACCAAGACCACAGGTTGGTCCTTTGGGATCTTGAAAGCCGGACCAAAGCGACTATCTCAGACCAGAGCAATATTTACAGTGCTTATTTTATAAAAGGGACAGATACGTTCATTTGGCAGGATTTAGATGACGTCGTTCATGTTCAGAGATCAACCGGTGAGACCGTCAAAACTTTCAGTCACTTTCCTACCTATGGCCATGTCATGGGAAAGGATTTGAAAACCTATTTCAGCTCGGATCAGGATTGGAATATTTTTTCCGGTTTTGGAAAAGAAATGAAAACCGTGAAGCAGGATGGAAATTCTCCCAATTTTTTTTCTGGAAAGTTGCTTAATTTGTCACTTTTAGAAGAAAATTCGATTCTTCTGAGTGCTGGAGATGGCCAAAAGGAATCAGATAACAACCCAATTAAAAAATCCTCGCCAATAAATCCCGAATCAAGGTTTTCCTATTATGCGGGGGTGGTTCTTTGGAGTACAACCACAATGAACCCAATTGCCAAGCTTGCTGGAAATACCTCTAAAACCCATGCATCAGTGAGCCCTGATGGGAAATATGTCGTCACTGGAAGCGAGAATGGGGTGGGGTTTGTTTGGCAATTGGCCAAACCCGAGAGTGAACCCCAAACTGCAGGCAATCCAGGGCTCGGAATTCGTACAGCAATAGGTTGGGACAATACCGGAGGGATTAGTCTGCCTCCGGATTTTGACGGTGGGCATCATGGATCCATTTTGGGACACTATTTTGTAGATTGTTTACACTATATTCGCATTTACACTTACGAACCTTATGCTTTTTTCTACGATGTAAATAACCCTCTCCCTCTGAAGTATTTTCCTTTGGGCCAAGATCCTTTTCCTTCGGTCAGTGACTATTCGCGCAACGCCGCCATCGATACCGCGCCCGAGGCCGGCATTCTGGTGACCGGTCAGCGCGATGGCGGGGGAATCATCGTTTACAAGTATGACTCTGCTGCCCAAACTCTAAAGAAAGTGTGGGTTGCGGATCGAGATTGA
- a CDS encoding YiiX/YebB-like N1pC/P60 family cysteine hydrolase — MEQPMDVLSYPILFVKKMAILCILLFLLVPAMAGAQESFEQQLQEDALAIFHARAELQRVMSFVGSRPDIFAVEKVKDARILDRQQRMAAWSAWASLLDAVATLDSLGKEHKGFWRLGDDRQKRASFRLFQASFLTAYRYGLEFIHLADKDPGFDTLLNEAVPEFGLPDRTFASFKFRILNLGRGTEFAALQALSLTFSEGESAALSEAIAEDSAYIWKMGEGRGEALTVQNALKVVEDFGRMAWFPVQKGVSNWMGATRVRRKGDALISLEQIKALQPKLQPGDILLQRREWYMSNLGLPGFWTHVALYVGTPEERKTFFTGDQVQQWVRSLGQADGEFESLLQAQYPTAYARSLQTDKLGDAPRVVEAIAEGVSFTTLEHSAAADSLAVLRPRLPLVAKAAAVKRAFQYSGRPYDFEFDFRTDSALVCSELVFKAYEGGGELPRYRFPLVEILGRPLTPPNEMARQFDAEWGTESAQGELVVFLDGYEKAGLAVEAPVAEFRQSWRRPKWHVLLQDAPLPGG, encoded by the coding sequence ATGGAACAACCTATGGACGTGCTTTCGTATCCAATCTTGTTCGTGAAAAAGATGGCCATCCTTTGTATTCTTCTGTTCCTGCTGGTGCCGGCAATGGCGGGAGCCCAGGAGTCGTTTGAACAACAATTGCAGGAAGACGCCTTAGCCATTTTCCATGCCCGTGCCGAACTGCAGCGGGTTATGTCTTTTGTCGGGTCCAGGCCGGATATTTTCGCTGTCGAAAAGGTCAAAGACGCCCGAATCCTCGATCGTCAGCAGCGAATGGCCGCCTGGAGCGCCTGGGCCAGCCTGCTGGATGCGGTGGCGACCCTCGATTCTCTGGGGAAAGAACATAAGGGTTTCTGGCGCCTGGGTGATGACCGGCAGAAGAGGGCTTCTTTCAGACTTTTCCAGGCGAGCTTTCTTACGGCATATCGTTACGGCCTCGAGTTTATCCACCTGGCCGACAAGGATCCGGGGTTCGACACCCTGCTCAACGAAGCGGTCCCGGAATTCGGCCTGCCTGACCGCACCTTCGCATCCTTCAAATTTCGCATTCTGAACCTGGGGCGCGGCACCGAGTTTGCCGCGTTGCAGGCGCTGTCGCTGACCTTTTCCGAGGGTGAATCCGCCGCCCTGAGCGAGGCGATTGCCGAAGATTCCGCTTACATCTGGAAAATGGGCGAGGGTCGCGGGGAGGCGCTGACGGTCCAGAACGCTCTCAAGGTGGTCGAGGATTTTGGTCGGATGGCCTGGTTCCCGGTGCAGAAGGGGGTTTCCAACTGGATGGGCGCGACGCGGGTGCGGCGCAAGGGCGACGCCCTGATTTCGCTCGAGCAGATCAAAGCACTGCAGCCCAAGCTGCAGCCTGGCGATATCCTGCTGCAGCGCCGCGAGTGGTACATGTCCAACCTCGGTCTGCCCGGGTTCTGGACCCACGTGGCGCTCTATGTGGGAACTCCCGAGGAGCGAAAAACCTTTTTCACTGGGGACCAGGTGCAGCAATGGGTTCGCAGCCTGGGTCAGGCCGACGGGGAATTTGAATCGCTGCTTCAGGCGCAGTACCCTACCGCCTATGCTCGCAGCCTGCAGACAGACAAGCTGGGGGATGCTCCGCGGGTGGTCGAGGCTATCGCCGAAGGGGTGAGTTTCACCACCCTCGAACACTCGGCCGCCGCCGATTCCCTGGCGGTTTTGCGGCCGCGACTTCCTCTGGTCGCCAAGGCCGCGGCGGTCAAGCGGGCCTTCCAGTACAGCGGCCGCCCCTACGATTTCGAGTTCGATTTCCGCACCGATTCCGCCTTGGTCTGTTCGGAGTTGGTCTTCAAGGCCTACGAAGGGGGTGGGGAGCTGCCGCGTTACCGGTTCCCGCTGGTGGAGATCCTGGGCAGACCCCTGACCCCGCCCAATGAGATGGCGCGGCAGTTCGACGCCGAATGGGGGACCGAGAGCGCCCAGGGTGAACTGGTGGTGTTTCTGGATGGCTATGAAAAGGCCGGGCTGGCCGTCGAGGCTCCGGTTGCTGAGTTCCGGCAGAGCTGGCGCCGGCCCAAATGGCACGTGCTGCTGCAGGATGCCCCTCTGCCGGGCGGTTAG